The following are encoded in a window of Rhizobium sp. WYJ-E13 genomic DNA:
- a CDS encoding GNAT family N-acetyltransferase, with translation MRIDVIDTVAGFDAVRDNWDQVYRDDPDAQHFLSWTWLRDFLRHRGRWFVLALRQRETDAPYVAFLPLRLLTKLDEQSGLFYDEIVMGGNYSADYTGLIVMPGYEQKAIAGFAAYLKQQNWTHLRLEHFSGPPERREKMILALQGPLVMFRDNAPSSHDNIDNTICPVVSLPASWDDYLDRKMSSQTRQKLRRFLRKLDGDEGYRMTMATPETIDRDLTILFDFWRTRWTERKGPERTERLINSTREMLMDCFRSGTLDVPVFWFREQPLGALANMVDRPKKTILFYITGRDENWKTPSPGLVLHGYCIRRAIKDGFKFYDFLRGNEPYKYVFGADERRISYTLFRTRDGRNLGGVLHPRSVKYVYERALEMYRNGEKAKAETVFTQILQSSPGHVGAEFGLANLLFDRGKLTEALTAYQALLERTAEPLPIALRLGDTQLALKLYENAVVTFRRIGDQAPHVVQARYKEGVALIAARRLAEAETVLTAIQDIHTDDPAAIPYAQLARMALERLRLHNAAPAADEQIPEGMMGLPLKRGGEKRGPRMH, from the coding sequence ATGCGCATCGATGTCATTGATACCGTCGCCGGTTTTGACGCCGTTCGCGACAACTGGGATCAAGTCTATCGAGACGATCCGGACGCCCAACATTTCCTTTCCTGGACATGGCTGAGAGACTTTCTGCGGCACCGCGGCCGGTGGTTCGTCCTCGCACTGCGCCAGCGGGAGACGGATGCTCCCTATGTCGCCTTTTTGCCACTGAGGTTGCTCACGAAACTCGATGAGCAGAGCGGGCTTTTCTACGATGAAATCGTCATGGGCGGGAATTATTCGGCCGATTATACAGGCCTCATCGTCATGCCGGGTTACGAGCAAAAAGCTATCGCCGGCTTCGCCGCTTACCTCAAACAGCAGAACTGGACGCATCTCAGGCTGGAGCATTTCAGCGGGCCACCGGAACGGCGGGAGAAGATGATCCTGGCGCTGCAGGGGCCCCTCGTCATGTTTCGCGACAACGCGCCGAGCAGCCATGACAATATCGACAATACGATCTGCCCGGTCGTCTCGCTGCCTGCAAGCTGGGACGACTATCTGGACCGCAAGATGAGCAGCCAGACACGCCAGAAGCTGCGCCGCTTCCTGCGCAAGCTCGATGGCGATGAGGGCTACCGGATGACCATGGCAACGCCCGAGACCATTGACCGGGACCTCACCATTCTCTTCGATTTCTGGCGCACGCGATGGACGGAGCGCAAAGGGCCGGAGCGGACGGAGCGGCTCATCAATTCCACGCGTGAAATGCTGATGGACTGCTTCAGGAGCGGCACGCTCGATGTCCCGGTCTTCTGGTTCCGCGAACAGCCGCTCGGCGCTCTCGCCAACATGGTAGACCGGCCCAAAAAGACGATCCTCTTCTATATAACCGGCCGGGACGAGAACTGGAAGACACCGTCTCCAGGCCTCGTTCTGCATGGATATTGCATTCGCCGAGCGATCAAGGACGGCTTCAAGTTCTATGATTTCCTGCGCGGAAACGAACCCTACAAATATGTCTTCGGCGCTGACGAGCGGCGGATCAGCTATACACTTTTCCGGACACGCGACGGGCGCAATCTGGGCGGCGTGCTGCATCCGCGCAGCGTCAAATATGTTTATGAGCGGGCGCTCGAAATGTATCGAAACGGCGAAAAGGCAAAAGCGGAAACGGTCTTCACGCAGATCCTGCAATCCTCGCCGGGTCATGTCGGCGCCGAATTCGGCCTTGCCAACCTGCTCTTCGACCGGGGAAAGCTGACCGAAGCCCTTACCGCCTATCAGGCATTGCTGGAGCGCACCGCCGAGCCGCTGCCGATTGCACTTCGCCTTGGAGATACACAATTGGCGTTGAAACTCTATGAGAATGCCGTCGTGACCTTCCGCCGCATCGGCGACCAGGCGCCCCATGTGGTGCAGGCCCGTTACAAGGAGGGTGTCGCCCTTATCGCCGCACGCCGCCTCGCCGAAGCCGAGACAGTTCTGACCGCGATCCAGGATATCCACACTGACGATCCGGCCGCCATCCCCTATGCCCAGCTTGCTCGCATGGCGCTCGAGCGTCTACGCCTGCATAATGCAGCGCCGGCAGCCGATGAACAGATACCCGAAGGCATGATGGGATTGCCTCTAAAGCGCGGCGGCGAGAAACGCGGCCCACGCATGCACTAA
- a CDS encoding DUF305 domain-containing protein, with amino-acid sequence MNVFPRKRFLPLSASIFVILSVSALADDSASHQHITSAVTDETPFLAENDAAMTKMMNDMAVRPTGDVSRDFVEMMIPHHQGAIDMAQAYLRYGSNEQLKRIAQEIIVDQQQEIAAMRLALGDPLPPSEPAPTQVSPQNSVSSGVGMSMTPTMDPNMRMGN; translated from the coding sequence ATGAACGTCTTTCCTCGAAAAAGATTCCTTCCGCTGTCAGCGTCGATCTTCGTGATCCTGTCCGTTTCCGCGTTGGCCGACGATTCGGCATCGCATCAACACATCACCTCCGCGGTGACCGACGAGACGCCGTTCCTGGCGGAAAACGATGCCGCCATGACGAAGATGATGAACGACATGGCGGTCAGGCCGACAGGTGACGTCAGCAGGGATTTCGTCGAGATGATGATCCCCCATCATCAGGGCGCGATCGATATGGCGCAGGCCTATCTGCGTTATGGCAGCAATGAGCAGCTCAAGCGCATTGCCCAGGAAATCATCGTCGATCAGCAGCAGGAAATCGCCGCGATGCGGCTGGCTCTCGGCGATCCGCTTCCGCCTTCGGAGCCGGCGCCGACACAAGTTTCCCCGCAGAACTCCGTCTCGTCCGGCGTCGGTATGTCGATGACGCCAACGATGGATCCGAACATGAGAATGGGTAACTGA
- a CDS encoding YncE family protein — MKSSFLALSLFAGAMLAPLTSSAGQAPGSASDPDIPVSSKDRVYAAEQFSNTVSVTDPSTNKLLGVIRLGDPQPGNLSPLYRGQVLVHGMGFSPDHKTLAVVSIGSNSVTFIDTATNAVRHTTYVGRSPHEAFFTPDGNEVWVTVRGEDYISVIDAHTYEEKLQIKVPAGPGMQIFSPDGKYGYICSSFNPETVVVSVADHQIVGHIKQESPFCPNIAATPDGRQVWLTLKDIGKTQVFDAKAPFDLIKTIDTGPITNHVNIVHNANGDFAYVTVGGLNQVKVYRTDNFEQVATISVGNLPHGVWPSGDGTRVYVGLENADALAAIDTLTNKVIATIPIGQAPQAVNYVPNAVPEGDGMQNLQPLGVAGQAAHLALRALKAKQGGVAPTSISLFDQGLSQVLQASVTGLEPKKPYILALSTRADGSGDLQPLASFMTNPAGSAIVNAVGPIRQIVQSNEKAERRYLVVAATDEKGPGEVVQIEAK, encoded by the coding sequence ATGAAGTCTAGCTTTCTCGCCCTCAGCCTGTTTGCCGGCGCCATGCTGGCACCTTTAACAAGCTCTGCCGGCCAGGCGCCGGGTTCCGCCTCCGATCCGGATATCCCCGTCAGCAGCAAGGATCGCGTCTATGCGGCCGAACAATTCTCCAACACGGTGTCGGTCACCGATCCATCCACCAATAAACTGCTCGGCGTCATCCGTCTCGGGGATCCGCAACCCGGCAATCTGAGCCCGCTCTATCGGGGGCAGGTCCTGGTCCACGGTATGGGCTTTTCGCCTGATCACAAAACACTGGCTGTCGTTTCGATCGGTTCGAATTCGGTGACTTTCATCGACACAGCAACCAATGCCGTAAGGCATACCACCTATGTAGGCCGCTCGCCGCATGAAGCATTCTTTACACCCGATGGCAACGAAGTCTGGGTCACGGTTCGCGGCGAGGATTACATTTCCGTCATCGATGCGCATACCTATGAAGAGAAGCTGCAGATCAAGGTGCCGGCCGGCCCGGGCATGCAGATTTTCTCACCGGATGGCAAATACGGCTACATCTGCTCCTCGTTCAACCCCGAGACCGTTGTCGTTTCCGTCGCCGATCACCAGATCGTCGGTCACATCAAGCAGGAAAGCCCCTTCTGCCCGAACATTGCGGCGACGCCTGATGGCAGGCAAGTCTGGCTCACTCTGAAGGATATCGGCAAGACGCAGGTCTTCGACGCGAAGGCACCCTTTGATCTCATCAAGACGATCGATACCGGGCCGATTACCAATCACGTCAACATCGTGCACAACGCCAATGGCGACTTTGCCTATGTCACCGTTGGTGGCCTCAACCAAGTGAAGGTATACCGCACGGACAATTTCGAACAGGTCGCAACGATATCAGTCGGCAATCTTCCGCACGGCGTCTGGCCGTCCGGCGATGGCACGCGCGTCTATGTAGGCCTCGAAAACGCCGATGCGCTCGCAGCGATCGACACGCTGACGAACAAGGTGATCGCCACCATACCGATCGGCCAGGCGCCGCAGGCCGTCAACTATGTCCCCAACGCAGTCCCCGAGGGCGATGGCATGCAGAACCTCCAACCGCTCGGCGTTGCCGGCCAGGCGGCGCATCTTGCCCTGCGCGCGCTCAAGGCAAAGCAGGGTGGTGTTGCTCCGACCAGTATCTCTCTCTTCGATCAGGGCCTGTCGCAAGTGCTGCAGGCATCGGTGACGGGGCTGGAGCCCAAGAAGCCTTACATTCTTGCGCTCTCCACGCGGGCTGATGGTTCGGGCGATCTTCAGCCGCTGGCTTCGTTCATGACGAACCCGGCCGGTTCGGCGATCGTCAACGCCGTCGGTCCCATCCGGCAGATCGTCCAGAGCAACGAGAAGGCCGAGCGCCGCTATCTTGTTGTCGCCGCAACGGACGAAAAGGGACCCGGTGAAGTCGTCCAGATCGAAGCGAAGTAA
- a CDS encoding anti-sigma factor, protein MSVKPITEDDLHGFVDGALDEAREAEVSVYLETHPEIAARIDSYGSQRLDLRAVLNPVAEEPVPSRLNLGHLVEMRKQSRPSIWRMAAAAVVLLAAGGSGGWMLHGMYRQSSEGMVALADEAVDSFATYAPDRTRPVELRADNTAELVDWATERMGRKPVLPDLSKSGYRLMGGRMISTSHGAGLMLMYDDDRGTRLVMLTRPMVADQNKPMAPHAQGNVEGWSWASGGMGYSLVGALPADTLHPLADDIRHQTETGA, encoded by the coding sequence ATGAGCGTAAAACCGATCACCGAGGATGATCTTCACGGTTTTGTGGATGGTGCACTCGACGAGGCGCGTGAAGCCGAGGTTTCTGTCTATCTCGAAACCCATCCCGAAATCGCCGCGCGGATCGACAGCTACGGCAGCCAGCGGCTTGATTTAAGGGCCGTGCTCAACCCCGTGGCGGAAGAACCGGTTCCAAGCCGCCTGAATCTGGGTCACCTCGTGGAGATGCGTAAGCAAAGCCGACCATCTATCTGGCGCATGGCCGCCGCGGCCGTCGTTCTTCTCGCCGCTGGCGGTTCGGGTGGCTGGATGCTGCATGGCATGTACAGGCAATCGAGTGAGGGCATGGTGGCGCTGGCCGATGAGGCAGTAGACAGCTTCGCGACCTATGCGCCCGACAGGACAAGACCCGTCGAGCTTCGCGCCGACAATACGGCCGAGCTCGTCGACTGGGCGACCGAGCGTATGGGCCGCAAACCGGTGCTGCCGGATCTTTCCAAGTCGGGCTATCGCCTGATGGGCGGCCGAATGATTTCGACATCACATGGCGCTGGACTGATGCTGATGTATGACGATGACCGCGGCACACGTCTTGTCATGCTGACGCGCCCGATGGTCGCCGATCAGAACAAACCCATGGCACCGCATGCGCAGGGCAATGTCGAGGGTTGGAGCTGGGCGTCCGGCGGCATGGGCTATAGCCTCGTCGGTGCCTTGCCGGCCGATACCTTGCATCCGCTAGCCGACGATATCAGGCATCAGACCGAAACCGGTGCCTGA
- a CDS encoding HlyD family type I secretion periplasmic adaptor subunit: MGNKKQESTGPVQLEWYGDVPRSIRLHSFVGLTVLFCSFGGFGYWGATAPLASAIIAQGSFVATGNNKVVQHLEGGIIKEMLVSEGEIVKEGDVLVTLDQTAALTNERMLTLRRLRLEAVVGRLRAEAQGSREFKLPDIVMAKASDPDINAIIQSQNVVFHSKQVKLEEQLNLIEKNIKSLEYRFEGYKGQRESFERQLALLSDERDSKARLVKVGYMRKTDLLAIERAIADAMGDISRLNGELNESEAEIAKFRQEAVIAVNSNKQAALDALETAESDLDSVRQQLHEAAGVLERTVIRSPVTGTVVRSYYHTAGGVITTGKPIMEILPAHVPLILEAQVLRTSIDQLHEGQTAAIRLTALNRRTTPVLEGKVFYVSADSIEENAGMSVKDVYIVRVQIPDSEIARVHNFHPVPGMPAEVLLQTSERTFFEYLSKPIADSMSRAFKER, from the coding sequence ATGGGAAATAAGAAGCAGGAATCCACCGGCCCGGTGCAGCTCGAATGGTATGGCGACGTGCCGCGCTCCATCCGTTTGCACAGCTTTGTCGGCCTGACGGTCCTTTTCTGCTCGTTCGGCGGTTTCGGATACTGGGGGGCAACCGCGCCACTTGCCTCCGCCATCATCGCCCAGGGCAGCTTCGTGGCGACCGGCAACAACAAGGTCGTCCAGCACCTTGAAGGCGGTATCATCAAGGAAATGCTCGTCAGCGAAGGTGAAATCGTCAAGGAGGGCGACGTCCTGGTGACTCTCGACCAAACAGCCGCCTTGACCAACGAGCGAATGCTGACGCTGAGGCGGCTGCGTCTGGAGGCAGTTGTTGGACGCCTCAGGGCCGAAGCACAGGGATCGCGTGAGTTCAAGCTTCCTGACATCGTCATGGCAAAGGCGAGCGACCCCGATATCAACGCCATCATCCAGAGCCAAAACGTCGTCTTCCACAGCAAGCAGGTCAAGCTCGAGGAGCAGCTCAACCTCATCGAGAAGAACATCAAGTCGCTGGAATACCGCTTCGAAGGCTACAAGGGCCAGCGCGAGTCCTTCGAACGGCAACTGGCGCTGCTCTCGGACGAGCGGGATTCCAAGGCACGGCTCGTCAAGGTCGGCTATATGCGCAAGACCGACCTTCTGGCCATCGAGCGCGCCATTGCCGATGCGATGGGCGATATTTCGCGCCTGAACGGAGAGCTCAACGAGAGCGAGGCGGAAATCGCCAAATTCCGTCAGGAAGCGGTCATCGCTGTCAACTCCAACAAGCAGGCAGCGCTTGACGCGCTGGAGACCGCCGAATCCGACCTCGACAGCGTGCGTCAACAGCTGCACGAAGCTGCCGGCGTTCTGGAGCGTACGGTCATCCGTTCGCCGGTGACTGGTACGGTTGTGCGCTCCTACTACCACACCGCCGGCGGCGTCATCACCACCGGAAAACCGATCATGGAAATCCTGCCGGCCCATGTGCCGCTGATCCTGGAGGCGCAGGTATTGCGTACCTCCATCGATCAGCTTCACGAAGGGCAGACGGCGGCAATCCGCCTGACCGCCCTCAACAGGCGCACTACGCCGGTTCTGGAAGGCAAGGTCTTCTATGTTTCGGCCGACTCCATTGAGGAAAATGCCGGCATGTCCGTGAAGGACGTGTACATCGTGCGCGTACAGATCCCGGACTCGGAAATTGCCCGCGTTCACAACTTCCATCCGGTTCCCGGCATGCCGGCGGAGGTACTGCTCCAGACCTCGGAGCGCACCTTCTTCGAATATCTGAGCAAGCCGATCGCCGACAGCATGTCACGCGCATTCAAGGAGCGTTAA
- a CDS encoding type I secretion system permease/ATPase: MNQISKQIFANASALDLRGDKPSSTAANPQDFLTKTCVSAIDDAVDHLRKLTREVPSYPHEVEAGETFAEEKVDEAQAVMPTERSERRLSGDDISVHAVGRETKPQPAEELRATSGIEARRAPGETDEFKAKPDIPFAKTIDGNTGPVKENERRLRAGSGGGGRNPDFGGGGGSGGGGNNGFHKRSEPVNFALSLARGIAVIRRNLAIVMVFTVAINVLLLAIPLYLFQISDRVLTSRSIDTLVMLSIVVLGAVLIQAFLDSVRRFILMRTAVELEVQLGAPILSAAARASLHGNGKDYQILQDLQLLRSFLTSGTLIAFLDAPLMPLFVIVVYLVHPHLGIIIMVCCAVLFLIAYLNQKFTAKQFAESNSYLSRANFHLDSMSRNSQIINALAMIPEAVKMWGRETAGSLKSHVEAQDRNIIFTGVSKACRMITQVGLLGWGAHLSLSGELTGGMVIAASIISGRALAPIEGAIEGWHQFNRSAAAYGRIKNLLLTSPLNFPRLRLPNPEGRLDVERILFVPPPQKKVILNGISFSLRKGESLAIIGNSGSGKTTLGKMLVGSILPTSGNVRLDLMDLRNWDQRQFGESIGYLPQDVQLFPGTIKANICRMRDDIEDRQIYEAAVLADVHELIAGFPQGYETVVAADGAPLSGGQKQRIALARAFFGDPKFVVLDEPNSNLDTQGEAALAKALIHAKKQGITTVTITQRPALLQCVDKIMVLKDGTVAMFGERMEVLQALSKGNGRNGQQTPRVEG, from the coding sequence ATGAATCAAATCTCAAAACAGATCTTTGCCAATGCCAGCGCACTCGACCTGCGTGGCGACAAGCCATCCTCGACAGCCGCAAATCCTCAGGATTTTCTGACCAAGACCTGCGTTTCGGCGATCGACGATGCAGTGGACCATCTTCGCAAGCTGACTCGGGAGGTGCCTTCCTATCCCCATGAAGTCGAGGCTGGCGAGACTTTTGCTGAAGAGAAAGTGGATGAAGCGCAAGCCGTGATGCCGACCGAACGATCTGAGAGGCGGCTTTCCGGCGACGACATATCCGTCCATGCCGTAGGGCGGGAAACAAAGCCGCAGCCGGCTGAAGAACTGCGGGCAACGTCCGGTATCGAGGCGCGGCGTGCACCCGGTGAAACCGACGAGTTCAAGGCCAAGCCGGATATTCCCTTCGCCAAGACGATCGATGGCAACACTGGGCCGGTGAAAGAAAATGAGCGCCGGCTGCGTGCCGGCAGCGGCGGGGGCGGCAGGAACCCGGATTTCGGCGGCGGTGGTGGTAGTGGCGGCGGCGGAAACAACGGTTTCCACAAACGCAGCGAGCCGGTAAATTTCGCCTTGAGCCTTGCGCGCGGCATCGCGGTCATCAGGCGCAACCTGGCAATCGTGATGGTCTTCACCGTCGCCATCAACGTGCTCCTGCTGGCGATACCGCTCTACCTCTTCCAGATTTCCGACCGCGTGCTGACAAGCCGTTCCATCGACACATTGGTGATGCTTTCGATCGTGGTGTTGGGAGCCGTCCTCATACAGGCTTTCCTGGACTCCGTCCGGCGCTTCATCCTGATGCGGACTGCCGTGGAACTGGAAGTCCAGTTGGGCGCGCCGATCCTCAGTGCGGCCGCCCGCGCCTCGCTGCATGGAAACGGCAAGGATTACCAGATCCTGCAGGACCTTCAGCTTCTGCGCAGCTTCCTGACGTCAGGAACGCTGATTGCCTTCCTCGATGCGCCGCTGATGCCGCTCTTCGTGATCGTCGTCTATCTGGTGCATCCGCATCTCGGCATCATCATCATGGTCTGCTGCGCCGTGCTGTTCCTGATCGCCTACCTGAACCAGAAATTCACGGCAAAACAGTTCGCCGAATCCAACAGCTATCTCAGCCGCGCGAATTTCCACCTCGATTCCATGTCGCGCAATTCGCAGATCATCAACGCGCTCGCGATGATCCCCGAGGCGGTGAAGATGTGGGGCCGGGAAACCGCCGGCTCGCTGAAATCCCACGTCGAAGCGCAGGATCGAAACATCATCTTCACCGGCGTTTCCAAGGCTTGCCGTATGATCACGCAGGTCGGACTTCTCGGCTGGGGCGCGCATCTGTCGCTGTCAGGAGAGTTGACCGGCGGCATGGTCATTGCAGCTTCGATCATTTCCGGCCGTGCGCTGGCGCCGATCGAAGGGGCAATCGAAGGCTGGCACCAGTTCAACCGATCGGCTGCCGCCTATGGCCGTATCAAGAACCTGCTGCTCACCTCGCCGCTCAACTTCCCGCGCCTGCGCCTCCCCAATCCGGAAGGTCGGCTCGATGTGGAGCGGATCCTCTTCGTTCCGCCGCCACAGAAGAAGGTGATCCTGAACGGCATCTCCTTCTCACTGAGGAAAGGCGAATCGCTGGCGATCATCGGCAATTCCGGTTCCGGCAAGACGACGCTCGGCAAGATGCTGGTAGGCTCAATCCTGCCGACCTCGGGCAATGTGCGCCTCGACCTCATGGATCTGCGCAACTGGGACCAGCGACAGTTCGGCGAAAGTATCGGCTATCTGCCGCAGGACGTTCAGCTCTTCCCCGGAACGATCAAGGCCAATATCTGCCGCATGCGCGACGACATCGAAGACCGGCAGATCTATGAAGCGGCCGTCCTCGCCGACGTGCATGAGCTGATCGCCGGCTTTCCGCAGGGTTATGAGACCGTCGTCGCCGCCGATGGTGCACCGCTCTCGGGTGGCCAGAAGCAGCGCATCGCGCTGGCACGCGCGTTCTTCGGGGATCCCAAATTCGTGGTGCTCGACGAGCCCAACTCCAATCTTGACACACAGGGTGAAGCCGCTCTCGCAAAGGCGCTGATCCACGCCAAGAAACAGGGCATCACGACAGTTACGATTACGCAGCGCCCGGCACTTCTGCAATGCGTGGACAAGATCATGGTCCTCAAGGACGGCACCGTCGCCATGTTCGGCGAACGCATGGAAGTCCTCCAGGCACTCTCCAAGGGCAATGGCCGCAACGGCCAGCAGACACCGCGTGTCGAAGGGTAA
- a CDS encoding RNA polymerase sigma factor — protein sequence MGDILQLVEPMIPALRRYARGLLKDATAADDLVQDCLERVIAHWHHRRNDDPRTWVFAILHNLAVNRLKQMSRRGEHLPFEKLDESAFARQPTQEDNLMRRDIIQALEQLPEEQRSVLLLVSVEDLSYSQTAAVLAIPIGTVMSRLSRARERLRQILENPGQTAQGPVSHLRRVK from the coding sequence ATGGGTGACATTCTGCAGCTTGTCGAACCGATGATACCGGCGCTCCGCCGCTATGCCCGCGGATTGCTGAAAGATGCGACGGCGGCCGACGATCTCGTCCAGGATTGTCTGGAGCGGGTTATCGCTCATTGGCACCATCGACGAAACGACGATCCGCGCACCTGGGTCTTCGCGATTCTTCATAATCTGGCTGTCAACCGGTTGAAACAGATGTCGCGTCGTGGCGAGCATCTGCCCTTTGAAAAGCTGGACGAAAGTGCCTTTGCCAGGCAGCCGACGCAGGAAGATAATCTGATGCGCCGCGATATAATTCAGGCGCTGGAGCAGCTTCCGGAAGAGCAGCGCAGCGTCCTGCTACTGGTATCCGTTGAGGATCTGTCCTATTCGCAGACAGCGGCAGTCCTGGCGATCCCGATCGGCACCGTCATGTCGCGCCTGTCGCGGGCGCGCGAGCGGCTGCGGCAGATATTGGAGAATCCGGGGCAGACGGCACAGGGGCCAGTCTCCCATCTTCGGAGAGTAAAATGA